A stretch of the Rhizobium sullae genome encodes the following:
- a CDS encoding RNA-guided endonuclease InsQ/TnpB family protein — MPNRAYKYRIYADQQTAEFFARCCGVVRLVYNIALEQRSSFWRQFKKAEGKTISYPSQARELTAIRAEVPWVAQCPIDAQQQALRDLDQAFRNFFAGRAGYPKPRRKFVNDALRFPSSRVGAIEVLNAKWARVRLPKIGAVKFRYTRPIRGAVGNVTVVRAANGWHIAFSCAFEHETPENDNPPVGIDRGIVNTLALSTGEMHAMPPSNLDDRHKQWQRTAARRKSRSKRQAKARRHAARIAAKAARQRLHWQHVTTTRIAKRFGTAVLEDLKIRNMSASAKGTVEEPGKNVARKAGLNRSILAAAWYRFELLLTYKLAFLGGTVVKVDPRYTSVTCSKCGSRDKANRENQAKFLCLSCGHADHADVNAAVNILLAGTRPSAASETSGGSRGLERAA; from the coding sequence ATGCCGAACCGCGCGTACAAGTACAGGATTTACGCTGACCAGCAGACGGCGGAATTCTTCGCCCGCTGCTGCGGCGTCGTGCGCCTCGTCTACAACATCGCCCTTGAGCAGCGATCCTCCTTCTGGCGGCAGTTCAAGAAGGCCGAGGGAAAGACCATCTCCTACCCGTCCCAGGCGCGCGAGCTGACGGCGATCCGCGCCGAGGTGCCGTGGGTGGCACAATGCCCGATCGACGCGCAGCAACAGGCGCTGCGTGACCTCGACCAGGCGTTCCGGAATTTCTTTGCCGGACGGGCGGGCTACCCGAAGCCGCGGCGCAAGTTCGTCAACGACGCGTTGCGCTTCCCGTCGAGCCGCGTCGGCGCCATCGAGGTGCTGAACGCGAAGTGGGCGCGGGTGCGGCTCCCGAAAATCGGCGCCGTCAAGTTCCGCTACACCCGCCCGATCCGGGGCGCGGTCGGCAACGTCACGGTCGTGCGCGCGGCCAACGGATGGCACATCGCCTTTTCCTGCGCGTTCGAACACGAGACGCCGGAAAACGACAATCCGCCCGTCGGCATCGACCGCGGCATCGTCAACACCTTGGCGCTCTCCACCGGCGAGATGCACGCGATGCCGCCGTCCAACCTCGACGACCGCCACAAGCAGTGGCAGCGGACAGCCGCACGGCGCAAGAGCCGTTCGAAGCGCCAGGCCAAGGCGAGACGCCACGCCGCGCGCATCGCGGCGAAGGCGGCGCGCCAACGGCTGCACTGGCAACACGTGACGACGACGCGCATCGCGAAGCGCTTCGGGACGGCCGTCCTCGAGGACCTGAAGATCAGGAACATGAGCGCCTCGGCGAAAGGGACCGTCGAAGAGCCGGGCAAGAACGTCGCCCGGAAGGCTGGCCTCAATCGCTCGATCCTCGCGGCGGCGTGGTACCGCTTCGAGCTGTTGCTGACTTACAAGCTGGCCTTCCTCGGCGGAACCGTCGTGAAGGTCGATCCGAGATACACGTCCGTGACCTGCTCAAAGTGTGGGTCGAGGGACAAGGCAAACCGCGAAAACCAAGCGAAGTTCCTCTGCCTCTCCTGCGGACACGCAGACCACGCCGACGTCAACGCGGCGGTCAACATACTCCTGGCCGGAACACGGCCATCGGCGGCGTCGGAGACTTCCGGCGGGAGCCGAGGACTCGAAAGGGCGGCCTAA
- a CDS encoding MFS transporter, whose product MHRLFPDVFRSPAIRVSMIAIFTFGFASAATGPYRSVVAIRELGLSNGLYSALIFAAAAVNVIVSILLGNLADRLGEYRSMMFLAAAFGIAGYGAIYIFPSQGIFVLSVLLLLPVYGSLNSLLFANARAATRGMSGTDIATVNSGIRSMISLSWVLVPGVTGVLLSESASMLPAYLFACISCICCFGLISRFPPRQKGTDKAATHHLSHLAALGEVISPRILARVIAVALITSALHINDAILPLIVTDAARGTLADVGIIVGVVAVLEIVFIIVWARILKQTGQVTALVTGTIIYAAYLLLLGLASERWHAYALTVISGIGAAALISIPITYLQDLIAERPGLGSALISVNIFLSAGVSALVFAIGSFITTYSGTSIIGALFGISGIGLLMYCNTRLRAV is encoded by the coding sequence ATGCACCGTCTCTTTCCCGATGTCTTCCGCAGTCCCGCTATCCGCGTCAGCATGATTGCGATCTTCACTTTCGGGTTTGCAAGCGCCGCGACGGGACCTTACCGGTCGGTCGTCGCTATCCGCGAGCTCGGCCTTTCGAACGGCCTGTACTCGGCACTCATTTTTGCCGCCGCTGCGGTCAACGTCATCGTCAGCATCCTGCTCGGCAATCTCGCCGACCGACTTGGCGAATATCGTTCCATGATGTTCCTCGCGGCCGCATTCGGAATCGCGGGATATGGGGCAATCTATATCTTTCCATCTCAGGGCATTTTCGTTCTCAGCGTCCTTCTGCTCCTGCCGGTCTACGGTTCTTTGAACTCGCTTTTGTTTGCCAACGCACGGGCGGCGACCAGGGGCATGTCCGGCACGGACATCGCGACAGTCAACTCCGGCATCCGGTCAATGATTTCCCTTTCCTGGGTGCTCGTGCCAGGCGTCACAGGCGTCTTGCTTTCCGAATCTGCTAGCATGCTGCCGGCTTATCTTTTCGCCTGCATCTCGTGCATTTGCTGCTTCGGCCTGATCAGTCGGTTCCCGCCGCGCCAAAAGGGTACGGACAAGGCGGCGACACATCACCTTTCTCATCTCGCAGCGCTTGGCGAGGTGATTTCGCCCAGAATCCTTGCGCGCGTGATTGCCGTGGCCCTCATCACGAGCGCGCTCCACATCAACGACGCGATCCTACCCTTGATCGTCACCGACGCCGCTCGCGGCACATTGGCCGATGTCGGCATTATCGTCGGCGTCGTCGCTGTCCTTGAGATCGTCTTCATCATCGTATGGGCGCGGATTCTCAAGCAGACGGGTCAGGTTACAGCACTGGTAACCGGCACTATCATATACGCCGCCTACCTGTTGCTGCTCGGCCTTGCTTCAGAGCGCTGGCACGCTTACGCCCTGACGGTCATCAGCGGCATTGGTGCGGCAGCGCTGATCAGCATCCCCATCACCTACCTCCAGGATCTCATTGCAGAGCGACCAGGCCTTGGCAGCGCCTTGATATCCGTCAACATCTTTCTCAGCGCGGGCGTGAGCGCGCTCGTCTTCGCCATCGGCAGTTTCATCACGACCTATTCGGGGACGTCAATTATCGGAGCGCTCTTTGGAATCAGCGGAATTGGGCTTTTGATGTACTGCAACACCAGACTTCGAGCTGTTTGA
- a CDS encoding type II toxin-antitoxin system VapC family toxin — METLIIDASIAIKWVVEEEGTHAAVDLRSRFRFAAPELLIPECANILWKKTQRGELMHDEAVLAARLLERSGIAVLSMTGLLERATRLAIELSHPAYDCAYLAAAAQTRSRFVTADERLLRVITERASNEMARSCVSLATIQSGAH; from the coding sequence ATGGAGACGCTGATTATCGATGCCAGCATCGCGATAAAATGGGTCGTGGAGGAAGAGGGCACTCACGCCGCCGTCGATCTGCGCTCGCGGTTCAGGTTTGCTGCCCCGGAGCTTCTCATTCCGGAATGCGCCAACATTCTCTGGAAGAAGACACAACGCGGTGAGCTTATGCATGATGAAGCAGTCCTTGCAGCGCGGTTGCTTGAACGCTCCGGAATAGCGGTCCTCTCGATGACCGGCTTACTGGAGCGGGCAACGAGACTTGCAATCGAACTTTCGCACCCGGCATATGATTGCGCCTACTTGGCGGCAGCGGCCCAAACGAGGTCGAGGTTCGTGACGGCAGATGAACGGCTGCTGCGGGTGATCACCGAGCGCGCATCAAATGAGATGGCAAGGTCGTGCGTCTCGCTGGCAACCATCCAGAGCGGCGCACACTGA
- a CDS encoding FitA-like ribbon-helix-helix domain-containing protein has protein sequence MAGNLHVRNLDDDLIAKLKMRAARHGRSAEAEHREILRQALANESEPDFDDLAAELRKLTASRKQTPSEVLLREDRDER, from the coding sequence ATGGCCGGAAACCTGCATGTACGCAATCTTGATGATGACCTGATCGCGAAGCTGAAGATGCGCGCCGCCCGCCACGGCCGCTCGGCGGAAGCCGAGCATCGGGAGATCCTGCGCCAGGCGCTGGCAAACGAGTCCGAACCTGATTTCGACGATCTCGCGGCCGAACTGCGGAAGCTGACGGCCTCACGCAAACAGACACCCTCCGAGGTGCTCCTACGCGAAGACCGAGACGAGCGGTAA
- a CDS encoding M81 family metallopeptidase, protein MRIAVGGIHTECSTYSPVLMAIEDFRVLRGADLLVSDYFSFLKAEGIDPLPLLHARAIPGGPVSRAAYEAFKTEFLDRLQASMPLDGLYLAMHGAMNVEGLDDAEGDWISAARAVVGPDCVVAASYDLHGNVSQKIVDQLDIFAAYRTAPHIDVRETMARAWSMLVVALKSGNRPGVAWAPVPVLWPGERTSTEDEPAKDLYQALAEFDGRDGVLDANLMIGYVWADEPRATACAVVTGSDKAAAAKAAEEIALSYWNAREDFRFGPVTGPLDDMLDIAADMKTVPVILADSADNPTGGGVGDRADVLSAVLSRKFENTLFAGITDRPAVEACFAAGKGATVPLSIGGSLDPASFPVRIEAEVIRLDDPGPEAERQAVVRVGGVTVVLAASRRPYHNIADFTRLGLDPRSVRLLVVKSGYLSPELAPIANPNLMALTEGVVNQDIERLASHRRTRPVFPLDRKFDYQPQARLSVRWQD, encoded by the coding sequence ATGCGGATTGCAGTCGGCGGAATTCACACGGAATGCAGCACATACTCGCCGGTGCTGATGGCGATCGAGGATTTTCGCGTCCTACGCGGGGCGGACCTTCTCGTATCCGACTATTTCAGCTTCCTGAAGGCGGAAGGGATCGACCCCCTCCCGCTGCTTCATGCGCGTGCCATTCCCGGCGGGCCGGTGTCGCGCGCCGCGTACGAGGCGTTCAAGACGGAATTCCTCGATCGGCTGCAAGCGTCCATGCCGCTTGACGGTCTCTATCTCGCCATGCACGGGGCGATGAATGTCGAGGGACTGGATGATGCCGAAGGCGACTGGATTTCGGCGGCACGCGCCGTCGTCGGTCCGGACTGCGTCGTCGCTGCGAGCTACGATCTGCATGGGAATGTCAGCCAGAAGATCGTCGACCAGCTTGATATTTTCGCAGCCTACCGCACGGCGCCGCATATCGATGTGCGCGAGACGATGGCACGCGCCTGGTCAATGCTCGTCGTCGCGCTGAAGAGCGGGAACCGGCCGGGCGTGGCCTGGGCGCCGGTGCCCGTACTGTGGCCAGGCGAGCGGACTTCAACAGAAGATGAGCCGGCAAAGGACCTCTATCAGGCGCTTGCTGAGTTCGACGGCCGGGACGGCGTTCTCGATGCCAATCTTATGATCGGCTATGTCTGGGCCGACGAGCCCAGGGCGACGGCCTGCGCCGTGGTGACGGGCTCGGACAAAGCTGCTGCCGCAAAAGCCGCAGAGGAGATCGCCCTTTCCTATTGGAATGCCCGCGAGGACTTCCGCTTCGGACCGGTCACCGGTCCACTCGACGACATGCTCGACATCGCAGCAGATATGAAGACCGTACCGGTCATTCTCGCCGATTCCGCTGACAATCCGACCGGCGGCGGCGTGGGCGACCGGGCCGATGTCCTAAGCGCCGTCCTTTCCCGCAAGTTCGAAAACACGCTTTTTGCCGGCATCACCGACCGGCCGGCCGTCGAGGCCTGCTTTGCCGCCGGCAAGGGAGCGACCGTGCCGCTCTCAATCGGCGGCAGTCTCGATCCAGCGAGCTTTCCCGTTCGCATCGAAGCCGAGGTGATCCGGCTCGACGATCCCGGCCCCGAGGCCGAACGCCAGGCAGTGGTGAGGGTCGGCGGTGTGACGGTGGTTCTTGCCGCCAGCAGGCGTCCTTATCACAACATCGCGGATTTCACGCGGCTGGGGCTCGATCCCCGATCGGTTCGACTGCTCGTCGTGAAATCGGGCTATCTTTCGCCCGAGCTTGCGCCGATTGCCAATCCGAACCTCATGGCGCTGACCGAGGGCGTCGTGAATCAGGACATCGAACGTCTTGCCAGCCATCGCCGAACGCGACCGGTCTTCCCGCTCGACCGCAAATTCGACTACCAACCGCAGGCGCGTCTTTCGGTGCGTTGGCAGGACTGA
- a CDS encoding beta-N-acetylhexosaminidase, with amino-acid sequence MKPVYYRLENSWTPDGGPNGRFTFTLFNLCESPLSGFRLVYTSLTRVSDPAACENARFLRRNANFHEFSPPAGLSIAPGQSWTFTVSGLHRKAQHCTDGAKSAYLTLADGTHAAVAVSDLLLEGRVSEPPPVLLPEGRVDVPFALQPWPAEIDAKPGDSFPVVLYPEGASSDELLSISTVISLSRRLFESDHSVFSLTPSPQGRALVLDRQALLGAESYRLTFASDKVTLSYSDAAGRQYGLTSLAQLLNGARTTKGKFRFPISGSISDKPRYGWRGCHLDVSRQFYPVADVKRLIDILAWFKLNIFHWHLTDDEAWRLEIKAYPQLTTTGVLRGPDEPLLPQLGNGAEPVGGFYSQDDIRDIVAHAQTLNVEVVPEIDIPGHNAATLAALPELTDGQEAPDSYHSVQGYPNNALNPAVPLTYEFLERVFDEMVELFPSSYIHVGGDEVANGSWLASPLAKKLMAEEGISGTFGLQSYFLKRVKDMLAARGRKLAGWNEVAHGGGVAAKDTLLMAWENPQVGIDLAREGYDVVMTPGQAYYLDMVQAEAFQEPGASWAGTVPPAHTYAYEAEGAFPEELTDKMKGVQACIWSEHFLSRGYFNRLVFPRLPAIAEAAWTPKAKKDWYRFAAIVPLSPKL; translated from the coding sequence ATGAAGCCGGTTTACTATCGCTTGGAAAACAGCTGGACCCCGGACGGCGGACCGAACGGCCGTTTCACCTTTACGCTCTTCAACCTCTGCGAAAGCCCGCTTTCCGGCTTCAGGCTCGTCTATACGTCCTTGACGCGCGTGAGCGACCCCGCAGCCTGCGAAAACGCCCGGTTCCTGCGCCGGAACGCGAACTTCCACGAATTTTCGCCGCCTGCGGGGCTCAGCATCGCACCCGGGCAAAGCTGGACCTTCACGGTCTCCGGCCTTCACCGCAAGGCGCAGCATTGCACGGACGGGGCAAAGTCCGCTTATCTGACCTTGGCCGACGGCACGCATGCCGCCGTCGCCGTGTCCGATCTGCTTCTTGAAGGCCGCGTGAGCGAGCCGCCGCCGGTGCTGCTGCCGGAGGGCCGCGTTGACGTTCCCTTCGCGCTTCAGCCCTGGCCGGCAGAAATCGATGCCAAGCCAGGCGACAGCTTTCCGGTCGTGCTTTATCCGGAAGGGGCAAGCTCCGACGAGCTGCTTTCGATCTCGACGGTAATTTCCCTTTCGCGCCGCCTCTTTGAGAGCGACCATTCCGTCTTCAGCCTGACGCCATCTCCGCAGGGCCGGGCGCTGGTTCTCGATCGCCAGGCTTTGCTCGGTGCGGAGAGTTACCGGCTGACCTTTGCCTCCGACAAGGTCACGCTTTCCTATTCCGATGCAGCCGGGCGCCAGTACGGCCTGACCTCGCTTGCGCAATTGCTCAACGGCGCGCGCACGACCAAGGGCAAGTTCCGCTTCCCGATCTCCGGCAGCATCTCCGACAAGCCGCGCTATGGCTGGCGCGGCTGCCATCTCGACGTATCGCGCCAGTTCTATCCCGTCGCCGACGTCAAACGGCTGATCGATATCCTTGCCTGGTTCAAGCTCAATATCTTTCATTGGCACCTGACCGACGACGAGGCCTGGCGGCTGGAGATCAAGGCTTATCCGCAGCTGACCACAACCGGGGTCCTGCGCGGCCCGGACGAGCCGTTGTTGCCGCAGCTCGGCAACGGCGCCGAGCCGGTCGGCGGCTTCTACTCGCAGGACGATATCCGTGACATCGTTGCCCATGCTCAGACCTTGAACGTCGAGGTCGTGCCGGAGATCGATATTCCCGGCCACAATGCCGCAACGCTGGCCGCTCTTCCCGAACTGACCGATGGCCAGGAGGCGCCGGACAGCTATCATTCCGTTCAGGGCTATCCGAACAATGCCTTGAATCCGGCCGTGCCGCTCACCTATGAATTCCTGGAAAGGGTCTTCGACGAGATGGTCGAGCTCTTCCCTTCCTCCTACATCCATGTGGGCGGCGACGAAGTGGCAAACGGGTCATGGCTTGCCTCTCCGCTGGCAAAGAAGCTGATGGCCGAGGAAGGCATTTCCGGCACATTCGGCCTGCAGTCCTATTTCCTGAAACGCGTCAAGGACATGTTGGCGGCGCGCGGGCGCAAGCTCGCCGGCTGGAATGAGGTGGCCCACGGCGGCGGGGTTGCAGCGAAAGACACGCTGCTGATGGCCTGGGAAAATCCGCAGGTGGGTATCGATCTCGCCAGAGAGGGCTACGACGTCGTCATGACGCCCGGCCAGGCCTATTATCTGGACATGGTGCAGGCAGAAGCCTTCCAGGAGCCGGGGGCGAGCTGGGCAGGAACGGTACCGCCGGCACACACCTATGCCTATGAAGCAGAAGGCGCATTTCCCGAGGAGCTCACCGACAAGATGAAAGGCGTGCAGGCCTGCATCTGGTCCGAACACTTCCTGTCGCGCGGCTACTTCAACCGCCTGGTGTTTCCGCGCCTTCCGGCGATCGCCGAGGCGGCATGGACCCCGAAGGCCAAGAAGGACTGGTACCGCTTTGCGGCCATCGTCCCGCTGAGCCCGAAACTCTAG
- a CDS encoding SDR family oxidoreductase, translated as MTQSVAIVTGAAGDIGAAIAARLADDHDIVLLADIDLEAAAAVAATLGAQSRFVAAGCDVTSETSVSDLARRCAELGQLRTLVNNAGAARAVSLHDTTPAIWRMDNALNLEAAFLCFRAVEDMLKASKGSVINIASVNGMNVFGHPAYSAAKAGLIHFTRLVAVEYGKFGIRSNAVAPGTVRTRAWEARAAANPNVFEEARRWYPLQRVVDPTDVANAVAFLAGPQAAAISGVCLPVDCGLTAGQAELARTFSQSDHY; from the coding sequence ATGACGCAATCGGTCGCTATCGTGACGGGAGCTGCTGGAGACATCGGCGCTGCTATCGCCGCTAGACTCGCCGATGACCATGACATTGTCCTCCTCGCCGACATCGATCTTGAGGCGGCCGCGGCCGTTGCGGCCACGCTTGGTGCGCAGAGCCGCTTCGTTGCAGCCGGATGCGACGTCACGAGCGAGACGAGCGTTTCTGATCTTGCAAGGCGCTGTGCGGAGCTCGGACAATTGCGAACGCTCGTCAACAATGCCGGCGCGGCACGTGCCGTCAGCCTTCACGATACCACGCCTGCCATCTGGCGCATGGACAATGCGCTCAACCTCGAAGCCGCATTCTTATGCTTTCGCGCCGTCGAAGACATGCTGAAGGCGTCAAAAGGCTCGGTCATCAACATCGCCTCCGTCAACGGCATGAACGTCTTCGGGCATCCGGCCTATAGCGCGGCAAAAGCGGGTCTTATCCACTTCACGCGGCTGGTTGCCGTCGAATACGGCAAGTTTGGCATCCGCTCCAATGCGGTCGCCCCCGGCACGGTCAGAACCCGGGCCTGGGAAGCGCGCGCGGCTGCCAATCCCAACGTTTTCGAGGAGGCACGGCGATGGTATCCGCTTCAGCGGGTCGTCGACCCGACGGATGTGGCAAATGCCGTCGCCTTTCTGGCCGGACCGCAGGCGGCGGCCATCAGCGGGGTTTGCCTGCCCGTTGATTGCGGCCTGACGGCGGGCCAGGCGGAGCTTGCCCGCACCTTCTCGCAATCCGACCATTACTGA
- a CDS encoding MurR/RpiR family transcriptional regulator, whose amino-acid sequence MDIFSTLQEDKGRLSPSENRIAEIIVNDFEFAVNASIIELAEKAKVSPPTVTRFCRRLGCESFSDFKVQLARTAHIGVRYLKPESKSSDPADVAQDIITKAQNALFLLHRSLDIAAIGHAAEQIAKADMIYAFGSGGNSSMIADEFQNRLFRLGLRITASSDHSMQLMMAAAARAGDVLIGSSFSGRNAELVRAFGLAREAKVTTIALTQTGSPVAMAAEIVVPIDLPEGNNIFRPTSTRIAYIATVDIIASLVAYAIQPKAAVTLRRIKQQLVTHRDGDDRQLLGD is encoded by the coding sequence TTGGATATCTTTTCCACATTGCAGGAAGACAAAGGCCGCCTTTCTCCATCGGAGAACCGGATTGCCGAAATCATCGTCAACGATTTCGAATTTGCCGTGAACGCCTCCATCATCGAACTTGCCGAAAAGGCCAAGGTTTCGCCGCCGACCGTGACGCGCTTCTGCCGCCGTCTCGGTTGCGAGAGCTTCTCCGACTTCAAAGTCCAGCTCGCCCGCACGGCGCATATCGGCGTCCGCTATCTGAAGCCTGAGTCTAAAAGCAGTGATCCCGCTGACGTTGCGCAGGACATCATCACCAAAGCGCAAAACGCGCTGTTCCTGCTGCACCGCTCTCTCGACATTGCCGCAATCGGGCACGCCGCCGAGCAGATCGCCAAGGCGGATATGATCTACGCCTTCGGATCGGGCGGCAACTCCTCGATGATCGCAGACGAATTCCAGAACCGTCTCTTCCGTCTGGGGCTGCGGATCACAGCCAGTTCGGACCACAGCATGCAACTGATGATGGCGGCGGCAGCACGAGCGGGCGACGTGCTGATCGGCTCGTCCTTTTCGGGGCGCAATGCCGAACTCGTTCGCGCCTTCGGGCTGGCACGCGAAGCAAAGGTCACGACGATTGCACTAACGCAGACCGGCAGCCCGGTGGCAATGGCGGCCGAGATCGTCGTACCGATCGATCTGCCGGAAGGAAACAACATCTTCCGCCCCACCTCCACCCGCATCGCCTACATCGCAACCGTCGACATCATCGCGAGCCTTGTCGCCTATGCCATCCAACCGAAGGCGGCGGTGACGCTGCGACGCATCAAACAGCAACTCGTTACCCATCGCGACGGCGACGACCGTCAGCTCCTCGGAGACTGA
- a CDS encoding RidA family protein — MSIKRYGTVQTGAGGKPLPFARAVEADGWLYVSGQVAMENGEIIDGNIIAQTHKTIANVLTILKEAGYRAEDIVRVGVWLDDPRDFWSFNKIYQEYFGEHPPARACVQSSMMVDCKVEIDCVAYKKKDQ, encoded by the coding sequence ATGTCCATCAAGCGCTATGGCACTGTTCAAACCGGCGCCGGCGGCAAACCTCTGCCGTTTGCGCGCGCCGTCGAAGCCGATGGCTGGCTTTATGTTTCCGGTCAGGTTGCAATGGAAAACGGCGAGATCATTGACGGCAACATTATCGCCCAGACCCATAAAACCATCGCCAATGTGCTTACGATCCTCAAAGAGGCGGGCTACCGCGCCGAGGATATTGTGCGCGTCGGCGTCTGGCTCGACGACCCCCGCGATTTCTGGTCATTCAACAAGATCTATCAGGAATATTTCGGCGAGCATCCTCCGGCGCGCGCCTGCGTGCAGTCTTCGATGATGGTGGATTGCAAGGTGGAAATCGACTGCGTCGCTTATAAGAAGAAAGACCAGTAA
- a CDS encoding M81 family metallopeptidase, whose translation MRIFTAALATETNTFSPICVDRRAFEASLYAPPGQHPETPTLCTAPITVGRRVAAAKGWELIEGTATWADPAGLVNRSTYEDLRDEILAQLRAAMPVDAVVLGLHGAMVAAGYEDTEGDILSRIREIVGPDILVCAELDPHSHLTAKRVAALDFAVYFKEFPHTDFVDRAEDLWRIAVDTLEGRVKPAVSVFDCRMIDVFPTSREPMRSFVDKIIEIEKSDPDVLSISVIHGFMVGDVPEMGTKMLVVTDDKPEKGAALARELGLELFAKRGTFMAPQIDEKEAVVRALAATTWPVVIADVWDNPGGGTAGDATVILEELMAHGARETAIGTIWDPMAVQICFAAGEGAEIPLRFGAKSAPGTGNPIDGTVRVVKLVKNAEMQFGESLAPFGDATHVILNGIDIILNSTRAQSFDTSLFTVMGIDPARKKILVIKSTNHFFASFSKIAAEILYCSAGTPYPNNPAKTAYRRAPKNIWPMVADPHGRER comes from the coding sequence TTGCGCATTTTTACCGCGGCTCTGGCAACCGAGACCAACACCTTCTCACCGATTTGCGTCGACCGGCGGGCTTTCGAGGCCTCGCTTTACGCGCCGCCGGGGCAGCATCCCGAAACGCCGACGCTTTGCACCGCGCCGATCACCGTTGGCAGGCGGGTCGCTGCGGCAAAGGGCTGGGAGCTGATTGAAGGAACGGCAACCTGGGCGGATCCGGCCGGGCTCGTCAACCGTTCTACCTATGAAGACTTGCGCGACGAGATACTCGCGCAGCTGCGCGCTGCAATGCCGGTTGATGCTGTAGTCCTCGGACTTCACGGAGCCATGGTGGCGGCGGGCTACGAAGATACCGAAGGCGACATCCTGTCGCGCATCCGCGAGATCGTGGGACCCGACATTCTCGTCTGCGCCGAACTCGACCCGCACAGCCATCTAACCGCCAAGCGCGTGGCGGCCCTCGACTTTGCCGTCTACTTCAAGGAGTTCCCGCATACGGATTTCGTTGATCGCGCCGAAGATCTGTGGCGCATCGCCGTCGATACGCTTGAAGGCAGGGTCAAGCCCGCCGTTTCCGTCTTCGATTGCCGCATGATCGACGTCTTCCCCACGTCGCGCGAACCTATGCGCTCCTTCGTCGACAAGATCATTGAGATCGAAAAGAGCGATCCGGACGTATTGTCGATCTCGGTGATCCACGGTTTCATGGTCGGCGACGTTCCCGAAATGGGAACAAAGATGCTCGTGGTGACGGATGACAAGCCGGAAAAGGGGGCAGCGCTTGCCCGTGAACTGGGGCTTGAGCTGTTTGCCAAGCGCGGAACCTTCATGGCGCCGCAGATCGACGAGAAGGAAGCGGTCGTGCGCGCTCTGGCCGCTACTACCTGGCCCGTCGTCATCGCCGATGTCTGGGACAATCCGGGCGGCGGTACCGCAGGCGATGCAACGGTCATCCTCGAAGAATTGATGGCCCATGGGGCGCGGGAGACGGCAATCGGCACGATCTGGGACCCGATGGCGGTGCAGATCTGTTTTGCGGCAGGCGAGGGAGCTGAGATTCCGCTCCGCTTCGGCGCAAAATCGGCGCCTGGTACCGGAAATCCGATCGATGGTACCGTGAGGGTCGTCAAGCTCGTGAAGAACGCCGAGATGCAGTTCGGTGAGAGCTTGGCACCCTTCGGCGATGCCACCCACGTGATTCTCAACGGCATCGACATCATCTTGAACTCGACGCGCGCCCAGAGCTTCGACACCAGCCTTTTCACGGTCATGGGCATTGATCCGGCCAGGAAGAAGATCCTCGTCATCAAGTCCACGAACCACTTTTTTGCGTCCTTTTCAAAGATCGCCGCCGAGATCTTATATTGTTCCGCAGGGACACCTTATCCGAACAATCCGGCCAAGACGGCCTATCGCCGGGCGCCAAAAAACATCTGGCCGATGGTGGCCGATCCTCACGGACGAGAGCGTTGA
- a CDS encoding GntR family transcriptional regulator codes for MGAGDVSGVAPLQRTALHDTLVNHLRDMIIEGNLAPGSRIHEGQLGEQLGVSRTPLREAIKYLASEGLVELVPSRGAVVKRFSPKDVEDMLTVLQSMEELAGRLACELGSVEEIAHVRALHDEMLEKYRSGDRLNYYKLNQAIHTAIVQMAHNATLSNMHGTLQTRLKRIRFVGHEGPEKWAAAVAEHEEMIVALEQRNKPALSEALGRHLKNAWERVKDGV; via the coding sequence ATGGGCGCGGGTGATGTCAGCGGCGTTGCGCCGCTGCAGCGAACAGCCTTGCACGACACTCTTGTGAACCACCTGCGCGACATGATCATCGAGGGCAATCTCGCGCCGGGAAGCCGTATCCACGAAGGCCAGCTCGGCGAGCAGCTTGGCGTTTCGAGGACGCCGTTGCGCGAGGCGATTAAATATCTGGCGAGCGAAGGGCTCGTCGAGCTCGTCCCCAGCCGCGGAGCGGTCGTGAAGCGCTTCAGTCCGAAGGATGTCGAAGACATGCTGACGGTGTTGCAGTCGATGGAGGAGCTGGCCGGACGGCTCGCCTGCGAGCTCGGCTCGGTCGAGGAAATCGCCCATGTTCGCGCTCTTCACGACGAAATGCTGGAGAAATACAGGTCGGGTGACCGGCTTAACTACTACAAGCTCAACCAGGCGATCCATACGGCAATCGTTCAGATGGCGCACAACGCAACGCTCTCGAACATGCATGGGACGTTGCAGACGAGGCTGAAGCGCATTCGTTTCGTCGGTCACGAAGGCCCGGAGAAATGGGCGGCCGCAGTTGCCGAGCATGAAGAGATGATCGTCGCGCTGGAACAGCGCAATAAGCCTGCGTTGTCAGAGGCACTCGGACGGCACCTGAAGAACGCATGGGAGCGCGTCAAGGACGGTGTCTGA